The following is a genomic window from Brachionichthys hirsutus isolate HB-005 chromosome 10, CSIRO-AGI_Bhir_v1, whole genome shotgun sequence.
CTCATGCTAACAGGCTGCTGTTCGGAGCCGTACGttatttttctcattctccGTAACAACTGAGCAAACAGCATTGATGACTGGTATCACTGTAGTGAGGTTGATGTGCTAGAATGATTAGCATTATTAAAATACAGTATCATGTATGTGTTTAGTTCTACTGGAGTGACGAAGCTTTAAATCAGATCGTCCACAGAAAGGTTGACTTAAAAATTGCGTTTATTAAACAGAAATATTGGATCACAAATAAACAATCATTTTGGCGAGATTCCGGGCCTCCGGCTTGTTTTCTGAGTCGCTGTGGGGTtatttctggtaagtttcaccGGACGGAGATGAGATCTGACGTCTGACGAGGATCCGGCAGATTGAAAACCGCTACAGAAGCGTCCGATGCGACGTTCAGACTCTGCACAGCTTCAGCGGGAAGTTCTCTGTGATGAGATGGTCGTCTTGAAACACGACAACGATGTTGACCTCAAACTCTGTAAACGGGAACAACAGACGTCTGATCTTATTCGACTAATTTGTTAACCGTCCTCACTTTCTACCCGGCCGAACAAACGCTTGGATAGCCGGAGGGCGGTACTGACCCACTTTGAAGTTGGTGGTCTCCAGTGTGGGGCAGGTGAACAGCCTGGGGAACACCATGTAGATGGGGATGGGGAAGCTGTGGCAGACGTTGCCTTCGGCGATCTGGATGTTCTGGATCTCTGTGGCGTCTCTGGCGTAACCTTCAGCACAACCTGCGCGCCACACGGTCGTTCAGAAACCAGATCGGAAGCTCTTGGCGGTTCGGCCAATCAGCTGCGGCTCTACTCACCGCAGGTCTCCACTCGCACAAGTTGCAGCTCAACGCTCTTGACGGGAACTTCGGCGTTCTCTACCTCCAGCTCTCCGGTGAGCGGCTGGCTGATCAGACAGTTGGTGGCGTCTAAGTGGCCCCTGATCAGAAACTTTGGCAGAGCCTTCCTCTGTGGGCGCAGAACAAGCTCCTCCCGTCAGAGCGGCCTTCAGGAGAACAAACGTCGAAGGAGGCCAGCGTCTCACCTCGTGAACGTCCTGCAGGGTGTCTGGCGTGATGGTGAAGTTGACTGGAGTCGGGACAACTTTGGAGTTTTGTGGCTGCAAATTAAACAGAGTTTATGAACATCGCTGACGAAGAACCGTCCTGCTGCAGGATGCGAGAGGAAATGTGTTCGAGACTCACACGAGAGAATTTGACCCTGATTTAAGTAACTCTggttactgggggggggggctagagcGACACAGTTAACCGACTCCGTTCGAGCTGATCACAGCCGTTTGGTCCGAAACAAAAACTGCAATAAGACCCGTgcacgctcctcttcctcacctggcAGTGAACGATGAACTCGCAGCTCCTGCTCAGGTCTTTGGCCAGCAGGGAGCGCTTCAGGTCGCAGCGGAGGGAGTactgaggaggagacgggaggagacggCCGTCAAGACGGCCGTCAAGACGGCCGTCAAGACGCACGTCTGAATGCTTCGGCGATCCGTGGCTCACCTGAATGTTGACGAACACTCCGTGGTAGGTCTCGTACAGAACCTTGTTGCCTTTGG
Proteins encoded in this region:
- the vps26c gene encoding vacuolar protein sorting-associated protein 26C isoform X2, which produces MSVTLDIRLKRANKVYHEGETVAGVVLLACKEALQHHGISLNMEGLVNLQLSSKSVGVFEAFYNSVKPIPLISSNIEVAKAGKVPAGKTEIPFEFPLNAKGNKVLYETYHGVFVNIQYSLRCDLKRSLLAKDLSRSCEFIVHCQPQNSKVVPTPVNFTITPDTLQDVHERKALPKFLIRGHLDATNCLISQPLTGELEVENAEVPVKSVELQLVRVETCGCAEGYARDATEIQNIQIAEGNVCHSFPIPIYMVFPRLFTCPTLETTNFKVEFEVNIVVVFQDDHLITENFPLKLCRV
- the vps26c gene encoding vacuolar protein sorting-associated protein 26C isoform X1 → MKGRRSRGSSPVSQHSVRLASCAAVCVQETVAGVVLLACKEALQHHGISLNMEGLVNLQLSSKSVGVFEAFYNSVKPIPLISSNIEVAKAGKVPAGKTEIPFEFPLNAKGNKVLYETYHGVFVNIQYSLRCDLKRSLLAKDLSRSCEFIVHCQPQNSKVVPTPVNFTITPDTLQDVHERKALPKFLIRGHLDATNCLISQPLTGELEVENAEVPVKSVELQLVRVETCGCAEGYARDATEIQNIQIAEGNVCHSFPIPIYMVFPRLFTCPTLETTNFKVEFEVNIVVVFQDDHLITENFPLKLCRV